Proteins found in one Populus alba chromosome 14, ASM523922v2, whole genome shotgun sequence genomic segment:
- the LOC118041877 gene encoding protein NTM1-like 9: MHSRPPPVGYGFHPTDEELVNHYLRFKMHGGYEQEVSIIAEANVCDYEPWVLPELSAIQEPNDPECYFFCPRSYKYANSHRANRTTQAGYWKVTGMDRIVKTKTTKEHIATKKILVFYTGRVPNGIKTNWIMHEYHPNFSFPNQREFVLCKLKKDPDAIMPTYEEGEASFNVTSDHSENQNPTGYNHPQTFEEGEYGAWTASNFTNNEPEEDTYQFEAQLDSLRGYDEGCYSLDSALQFQYGDIY; this comes from the exons ATGCATTCTCGACCACCTCCCGTAGGCTATGGATTCCATCCAACCGATGAAGAATTGGTGAACCATTACTTGAGGTTTAAAATGCACGGTGGCTATGAACAAGAAGTCAGCATAATCGCAGAGGCTAATGTGTGCGATTATGAGCCTTGGGTGCTGCCTG AGCTTTCAGCAATTCAAGAGCCAAACGATCCAGAGTGTTATTTCTTCTGTCCTCGCAGTTACAAGTACGCAAATAGCCACCGTGCTAACAGGACAACTCAAGCTGGATACTGGAAAGTCACAGGCATGGATCGTATAGTCAAAACTAAAACCACCAAGGAGCATATTGCTACCAAGAAGATTCTGGTTTTCTACACGGGGCGTGTTCCTAACGGCATAAAGACCAATTGGATCATGCACGAGTACCATCCAAACTTCAGCTTCCCTAACCAG AGGGAATTCGTTCTCTGCAAACTGAAGAAAGATCCAGATGCGATCATGCCAACATATGAAGAAGGTGAAGCAAGCTTCAATGTGACTTCTGATCATTCtgaaaatcaaaacccaacTGGGTATAATCATCCCCAAACCTTTGAAGAAGGTGAATATGGTGCCTGGACGGCTTCTAATTTCACGAACAACGAGCCAGAG GAAGACACTTATCAATTCGAAGCACAACTGGACTCATTGCGTGGCTATGATGAGGGGTGTTATAGCCTGGACTCTGCCCTACAGTTTCAATACGGGGATATTTACTGA